In one window of Williamwhitmania taraxaci DNA:
- the gldG gene encoding gliding motility-associated ABC transporter substrate-binding protein GldG yields MLLFIGAVVVANMIASFFFFRIDLTSDKRYSISPQSKEVLRGLTDYVNITVYLDGEMPIGFKKLKSGVKEMLDEFEVYGGSNFKFRFVNPSESTDPKERNEEYKAIFDKGVKPINIHDKDVEGGSSEKIVFPGAVVNYRGRQLPINFLTNVPGISGEENLNRSIQNVEYNLINTIDKLSLDTIPAIAFIEGHGEWEAPQVAAITQELSAYYNVGRITLGGNFSALKGYKLAIVAGGKSPWSEVDKFALDQFIMQGGRVAFFIDPVVVSEDSLAHGSMTVAMPNNINLEDMLFTYGVRLNAVLLQDMQCSSIPVNVALAGERPNFVPAPWYYYPLLNPSDESPISRNLNLVKTQFCSVIDTLSSVSGIAKKTLLASSPYSRVMNAPLMVSLGQIRNSPLKYEFNQQHLPVAVLLEGRFRSVFRNRMISEYTPNASVTLINNSPETKVAVIADADIIRNDIKVRPDGISVMPLGLDKYTSQTYGNKDFVLNLVSYLTDSRDLISLRNRNLQLRLLDRNKVLSSRVTWQIINVVVPSVVVILFGILFFYLRKRKYGTPQTK; encoded by the coding sequence ATGCTCCTTTTTATTGGGGCTGTTGTCGTGGCAAACATGATTGCTTCCTTTTTCTTCTTTCGAATCGATTTAACCTCCGATAAACGTTATAGCATTAGCCCTCAGTCGAAGGAGGTGCTTCGTGGACTTACCGATTACGTGAACATTACTGTATACCTCGATGGCGAGATGCCCATCGGCTTTAAGAAACTCAAAAGTGGAGTAAAGGAGATGCTCGATGAGTTTGAGGTGTATGGGGGTAGTAACTTTAAATTTCGGTTTGTAAACCCATCCGAATCTACCGATCCGAAGGAACGTAATGAGGAGTACAAGGCCATTTTCGATAAGGGAGTTAAGCCAATCAATATTCATGATAAGGATGTTGAGGGTGGTTCGTCCGAGAAAATTGTATTCCCTGGGGCTGTTGTTAACTACCGCGGTCGGCAGCTTCCAATTAATTTCTTGACCAACGTGCCCGGAATTAGTGGAGAGGAGAATCTGAACCGATCCATTCAGAATGTGGAGTACAATCTGATAAACACAATTGATAAGCTTAGCCTCGATACCATACCTGCCATTGCTTTTATTGAGGGGCACGGTGAATGGGAGGCGCCCCAAGTGGCTGCTATCACTCAGGAGTTATCGGCCTACTACAACGTGGGGCGCATAACGCTCGGAGGAAATTTCTCGGCACTAAAGGGATATAAGTTGGCTATTGTAGCGGGAGGAAAGAGCCCCTGGTCGGAGGTCGATAAGTTTGCTCTCGATCAGTTTATCATGCAGGGAGGCCGGGTGGCTTTCTTTATCGACCCTGTTGTGGTAAGCGAGGATAGCTTGGCACACGGTAGCATGACGGTGGCCATGCCAAACAATATAAACCTCGAGGATATGCTCTTTACCTATGGGGTGAGGCTTAACGCGGTATTGCTGCAGGACATGCAGTGCTCTTCCATTCCGGTAAATGTTGCTCTGGCTGGGGAGCGGCCCAATTTTGTTCCGGCTCCTTGGTACTATTACCCACTTTTAAATCCTTCCGATGAAAGCCCCATAAGCCGTAACTTAAATCTGGTGAAGACTCAGTTCTGTAGTGTCATCGATACGCTTTCGTCTGTTTCGGGTATCGCAAAAAAAACACTCCTTGCTTCCTCGCCCTATTCACGGGTCATGAATGCTCCCCTAATGGTGAGTTTGGGTCAGATCCGCAATAGTCCGCTGAAATATGAATTCAATCAGCAGCATTTGCCGGTTGCAGTTTTGCTTGAGGGGCGTTTTCGTTCGGTTTTTCGCAATAGGATGATTAGCGAATATACGCCCAATGCCTCGGTAACGCTTATTAACAATAGCCCCGAAACAAAGGTAGCGGTGATAGCCGATGCCGATATTATCCGGAACGATATTAAGGTGCGGCCCGATGGAATCTCGGTTATGCCTTTGGGGCTCGATAAGTATACTAGCCAAACGTATGGCAACAAGGATTTTGTATTGAACTTGGTTAGCTATCTCACCGATAGTCGTGATCTTATTTCGCTGCGCAATAGGAATCTGCAGCTGCGGTTGCTCGATCGAAATAAGGTTCTCTCCAGTAGGGTTACTTGGCAGATCATAAATGTTGTGGTGCCCTCTGTTGTTGTGATTTTATTTGGTATCCTATTTTTCTACCTAAGGAAACGGAAGTATGGCACTCCTCAAACAAAATAG
- the gldF gene encoding gliding motility-associated ABC transporter permease subunit GldF, with protein MFQIFAKEVRLFFSSLTGYIAILVFLVANGLFMWVFPGEMNVLDAGYSSMDTLFMLAPWVFLFLVPAITMRTFSEEHKAGTLELLLTKPITEMELVMGKFLASVFLVFCAIVPTLIFFFSVYSLGNPVGNIDLGGTWGSFLGLFFLASAYVAIGIFTSTLSTNQIVSFILSMLLSFTLYLGFEFIGTIQALRGIESTVVWLGINDHYKSMSRGVIDSRDVIYFLSVSAIFLFASKLILQRRK; from the coding sequence ATGTTTCAGATATTTGCTAAAGAGGTAAGGCTTTTCTTTTCGTCGCTCACAGGCTACATTGCCATCCTAGTATTCCTAGTGGCCAATGGTTTGTTTATGTGGGTTTTTCCTGGAGAGATGAATGTGCTTGATGCAGGATACTCCTCCATGGATACGTTATTCATGCTAGCACCTTGGGTGTTTTTGTTTCTGGTTCCGGCCATTACCATGCGAACCTTCTCGGAGGAGCATAAGGCTGGAACGTTGGAACTCCTTCTTACCAAACCAATCACCGAAATGGAGTTGGTGATGGGAAAATTTTTGGCCTCCGTGTTCTTGGTCTTCTGCGCAATAGTGCCAACGCTTATCTTCTTCTTTTCTGTGTATTCACTGGGTAATCCGGTTGGAAACATTGACCTTGGAGGAACATGGGGATCGTTTCTTGGCCTTTTCTTCTTAGCATCGGCCTATGTGGCTATTGGAATTTTTACCTCCACGCTCTCCACCAACCAAATTGTTTCCTTTATTCTTTCAATGTTGCTCTCCTTTACCCTATACTTAGGGTTTGAGTTTATTGGAACGATACAGGCACTTCGGGGCATTGAGTCTACCGTTGTATGGCTAGGAATCAACGATCACTACAAGAGCATGAGCCGTGGGGTTATCGATTCTCGCGATGTGATTTACTTCTTGAGCGTCTCGGCAATCTTTCTTTTTGCCAGTAAGCTCATACTTCAACGGAGGAAATAG
- the dnaN gene encoding DNA polymerase III subunit beta, translated as MKFVVSSTELLSHLQTVSRVISNKNTLPILDHFLFQLSGNGLTITASDLETTLVTSINLENVSEEGVVAVPAKLLTDTLKEFSDQPLTFDVNTDTKAIVINSETGKFTLPGQDGEDFPAIPTVREDKKSVLQTSTETLFSGISKTLFATADDELRAVMNGIFIELTESDVTFVATDAHKLVRYKRMDVKSDGAASFILPKKPAALLKAILAKDSNNVMVEFDDKNAFFTLTNYRMICRLVEGTYPSYASVIPANNPNRLTIDRIELYNALKRVAVFSNQASNLVKLELVGNQLTISAQDLDFSISAYERLNCIYEGDNMQIGFKSTFLIEILSNLSSSDVVLQLSDPSRAGLILPTEKEIDDEDTLMLLMPMMING; from the coding sequence ATGAAATTTGTTGTATCTAGCACCGAGCTGCTCAGCCATTTGCAAACCGTGAGTAGGGTAATCAGCAATAAAAATACCTTACCAATTCTCGACCATTTCCTCTTCCAACTTTCGGGCAATGGGCTTACCATTACTGCCTCCGACTTGGAGACAACATTAGTTACCAGTATTAACCTCGAGAATGTTTCCGAGGAGGGTGTTGTTGCCGTCCCGGCTAAGCTGCTTACCGATACCCTTAAGGAGTTTTCGGACCAGCCGCTTACTTTCGACGTGAACACCGATACTAAGGCAATAGTTATCAACTCCGAAACAGGTAAGTTTACCCTTCCTGGTCAGGATGGCGAAGATTTTCCCGCAATACCTACCGTAAGGGAGGATAAGAAATCGGTTCTTCAAACCAGCACCGAAACCCTTTTCAGCGGTATCAGCAAGACCCTCTTTGCTACAGCCGACGATGAGTTGCGTGCCGTTATGAACGGAATTTTTATCGAGCTCACCGAAAGCGATGTTACCTTCGTTGCCACCGATGCTCACAAGCTGGTTCGCTACAAGCGCATGGATGTTAAGTCCGATGGTGCTGCTTCGTTTATCCTTCCCAAAAAACCTGCTGCCCTTCTAAAGGCAATCTTGGCAAAGGATTCAAACAATGTAATGGTGGAGTTCGACGATAAAAACGCATTCTTTACCCTTACCAACTATAGGATGATCTGCCGTTTGGTGGAAGGAACCTACCCAAGTTACGCTTCGGTTATTCCTGCCAACAACCCCAATAGGCTTACCATCGATCGTATTGAACTTTACAACGCACTTAAGCGGGTTGCGGTATTCTCCAACCAAGCAAGCAACTTGGTTAAGCTCGAGTTGGTTGGCAACCAGCTTACCATTTCGGCTCAGGATCTCGACTTCTCCATCTCGGCTTACGAAAGGCTCAACTGCATTTACGAAGGTGATAACATGCAAATCGGGTTCAAGTCCACCTTCCTTATCGAAATTCTTTCGAACCTCTCCTCTTCGGATGTGGTTCTTCAGCTCTCCGATCCATCGCGTGCAGGCCTTATTCTGCCTACCGAGAAGGAGATCGACGACGAGGATACCCTCATGTTGCTTATGCCGATGATGATAAACGGCTAA